The Quercus lobata isolate SW786 chromosome 4, ValleyOak3.0 Primary Assembly, whole genome shotgun sequence genome segment GATGTTCAACACTAGGAGCCACCTTGATCCCATCTTCCAGATGAAACTCTGTTTCCAATAGTGATGGGTTCATTGTTGGGCTGCTGCGTTCGACTTCTAGAGGGAGGTGCTGAATCTGAAGACCCAGTGGTTCAAATTTGTCCTCAGGTTTGTCCTTTGGCAGCATTCCATCCAGAGTTGAGGAGTCTCCAACAGTAGACCCGATTGCTGTCGCTGACATAGCTCTTTGTTCTTGCACTGCCACTTTAAATAACAAAAGCACACCCATGGAATCATTATAGGGCAATATAAAGGAGGCATTTGTCTATAttcttacaaaaatttataaaccaGTTCAATATTCTATTTATGCCTGAAATATATCTGGTTTTTCATTTATCCTTAAATTATGTACATCcctttgtgtgtgtgcatgtgcacgtgtgtttttttttttgtagctaGGATTAGGAGGATATTCATATATCTCCCTTTTTCAGATGATGTGGAAACACATCAAGGCATTGCCCTTTGGACTCACCCCGTGGGGAGTAAACCACAAATACATGATCCCATCTGCCAAAATCGTGTATCAGGTAATTCAAGAGAACTCCTAATAGGAGTCGAACCAAGGATGTTTGGGTTTACAGCTCATCTCAAGCCTCCAACTACTAGGCTGCACTCCTAATGGTTTCATGTATATCctacaattatgtttttatttattttttattgatgaatCCTTCAATAATGTTTCTGCTACTACACTGGATTTGTTTCTTTATGAGCCAAATGAAGTACCCCTTATATTCTTAGATGAAGCTTTCCTtccaatttttctaaaataccAAAACACAATCACATTGACCCCCCCCTAAAACAACTCTGTTAACTTTAAATAATGAAATCCTCACTAATGAAAGCATATCTTGGTTTTCCTGATTTGCAAAAAAGTTCACTAGCAGCTTTTGATGGTAGGGGCAAGAATGATGAAAATTAGAATAATTATGTCCAATAATTATAAATCCAGTCAGACAGATCAGATACAAAATAAACATGCTGGTACCAACAAAATAGGCATCTGTCAGGGCACAAACCTTTAAGTCCTTCATCAGATATGATTAGATCAAGTTCAAGGAGATTGAGAAGGCGCCCAAGATCGACCCCACTTGTCCAATTTTCAGGAGGTTGGCCTACTTTTAGTTTAAGTCGGCCCCGGTTAGCAGTTCCACCCCATATGATTCCGATTGGCCGTGGCTTCTCACTCTTGAACATGATGAGACTTCCACTATCTCCTTCAAGGTCAAATGTCTGTTGGTTCTCACCCACAACAAGAAAGTCGGTTAAGAAGCATATACCTTTCTCATCATTGTACTCGAGAGCATAGGCCAATACAGTTCCTGCCGTCAAGCCAGAACTTCTTCCAACCTTCATCACCTGCTGCCCAATAAGGCTACTGATTGGAGACTGCAAGTCTATAATTTTGACGTCACCAATTTCTCCTACACCTTTCACTGATGTAGTAACGGTGGACATATCAAAATCATCAGCAAAAGGAATGAATGACCCATCTGCTCTTACGAATGTCTCTGCAGAGGTACCAAATAGCAATGTGAATATTTGTAGGCATCAGGATACAATAAGGTTATTAAATTAATGAGATATCTGTAGTAAGATAATGTAACAACAAAGGgagaaaatttctttaaaaaaaaaaaagagagagaaatatttaAGAGCTGCAACcaaaaggaataaaagaaaaattaaggaCTCTAAGAGATGTATCTAAGGAGGAAAAAGAATCCAACATAGAggagaaaaatgtttttaaggGATGAGTCACAAATTATATGGAACAGAAAATGAGATAATACTGACTCAAGTTGATGCTACTAAGGCTTTAAGTTTCTCTCTCTACGTTTATAATAACAAGGCTAGGCAAGCAGTTTTGAGGAGCAACTACCAAGTTGGTTCAAGTGTCGATCAATGGAGTTTAGATGAGATGACTAAATAATGGGAACAAATCTAATACAAAGCTCAGTTTATTGAACAAGCATAATGCCaataaaagaaagcaaaatgGTTGCTGAATGTAGTGCTGGGCAAGATGGCACATTACCATCAGGTTAGCTTAAGTTGAAGCAGGATAGTGgaaacccaacaaaaatttAGGCAGGATCTTACTCTTACTAGGTTACACCATAATTTTCTCCTTTCTCACATGGATACAAATAGACATGCATGCCATGATGCAGGCTAATTAGAGAACACCTTGACCCTAGTTTAGTggactattaaaaaaaatctcatatataaaatccaaatcaaGGTGGTATTTATGTAGGTCCATAGAGTCTGGGACTGTGTAGCTACACAAATTACATTAATCAGATTAGTACTGGATCCTCATTACCTGGGTTTATTCCAGCAAAGATACCATACCAAAGCTCATCAGTGATGAATGATGTAGCTCTCTCCACTGCACCAAGATATACCCCAGGTCCAAGTGTTGGAGGCAGAGGATGAAACATCTTCTGATTTGGGTAATCCAAGTCAACTGCAACATGACGATTTGTAAGGAAACCAACTTGTCGATTGCCTGTTTGGCTCCTCACAATAGCACCCAAGGTTCCATATGTTTCCTGGCTAGCCACCTAACATAAGCAAAATAGATGGTGTCATTGTCAGCATTATATTAAATGGAAGGCAAGATAATTTAAGGAGCCACCTGAAGAgaatatataatatagaaaatgaaagtaattaaaaaaaaattactaccaCTGAAGTACCAGACTAGTAGTATATCAGctttagtatttatttttaatttgtgacAATGCTTGATTTATGCTCTACTGTTTTCAGATCAAATTTTAAGCTTCCCTTAAGATGGCTCTTCTTGTCAATAGAATGAAATACAACAATATAAGAGGCAGCGTTAGAGATATAGCTAAGCACAAAccagttggaaaaaaaaaaaaaaaaaaaaaatagaattcaaaACATGGAGTAACATCTATAAGCTGATAGATGCTAATGTATAGACGCTTCCAACATATATGAACTTAATCTCTTTGATTTTCTGTTCCACATTCCATGATGTCCGAAATGGCTATATAGACATACAAGTACAAAACACCATCACAGGATAATCTGGAGCACAAAATGCAGGAATCTTTGACACTTGTGAGACTCCCATTATAGAACTGCATTTCTTGCAATCCTTGCTTTTCATGATTCCTTGGTGAAACTATATTAAGTGCTCAGCAATGCAAATATTTTATACCACATTTTACTTAGAAACCACaaatattattgaattaaaGTCACAGATCAAATATGCTCTATTCAAGATTCTTAGATTCTTTTTGGTCATCTGCTCTATCTATAGCCACTTCTCCATTTTAAGACTTGGGCTCTAAATATGTTTTCTCACAACCTTGATTTCATTGTTTCCAGCCATGCTCTTGCCCTTGTACTGTCTCTGGCTTGTACAATAGCACTCGATGTGTATGATAGTGACCAAAACATAAACATGTTTCTTTTCCCCTTTGTTTTTAGGGAACTTATTCTCTTCAACCAAAGTTTTACCTAGGAGGTTTTTCTTGATTAAAGGCCCATGGACctattaaattttgttcaatGAGGCATGTACTCAGAATACAAGGAATTGATATGCTCTGTTCCAGATCACATTAGCTGGCTTGTAGGATTATTTATAAGAGCTGAAGGTGAggttaacccaaaaacaaacaaaaccagtTAGTGTGGACGCAAATTTCAAAACAGCTAGAAGAAACAttccaataaattttatttattcaaccAATTTTATGCTGAAATAAGCAACCATAATATtggcaagaaaaatagagaacaagaGAGAATAAAAAGTTTCCATTTCAGTCTCACATTTTTGTCAAAGTTACACTAGatatatttagtttttgaaCATGAAAGTTATACAAAGCTACTGGTTTCATGTTCCTAGGATTATTTCTTCaatgatttattaataagacTATTCAAACatttaaatgaattttcaaCACTTACTTGAAATTTCCCTTAAAGTAACAAAGgaatatttgaataaaaaaacagGGGAAAAAAGGTGAGAATTAAAACTCCTTCATATGAAACTAGATGATGCTTAAGGTAGTGAACAtcataattgattttgaaaattctagTTTTGACCCTTGTTAAAAACACAGCggaattattaattaattattgaattaccTCAATTAAGTGATCCACAATATTATTCACCACAGTTCACCACATACAAAATCataaagcaagaaataaataGCAGAAAATACAGGATTTGGTGACAAAGcagaaaaccaatgaaaaacGTCTCCAAAGGAAAAACCACTCCAAGGATAACATACCCCAACAAGGCAATTCATTATATAAGGAGTTTACAGACTATTCACAAAACCTTTGTGACTAGATTCTATGACTCAGTAGACAACTCACTAATGCCACCACAGCAGCTTCAGAACCTTTGTACTTCTTCCATATGAATCCCTTCACGAAACAAAACCTTTGGTGCACTCCAAGGCACCTCCTTGAAGATTTCTCTATAGTGAACCTCACTAGAAGAGCAAACTCTGTGGTTTCAAACTCTCAAGCACTTTGGATCACAAGTATGGATGAAAAACTAACATGGTTTTCTCATTAAAGCTCAAGGAAGAAAGGCATAGATTTTTCTCTCACAAGCTCTAAGTTTTCAGCCACTCAATCtgtgaaaaaaaatcatgcataaGGTCCTTTATATAGGTGCTCAAAGTAGGATTTATGTGACGGCTGAAACTAGGattaaaaatagatctgataATCTGACTTCCTCGACTCACTCAAGCAGGCTTTTAGTGAGGGTCAGCATTTATACATTAGTAACCCACTAGAGTGGATTCTATTCTCACTTGAGCGCCCTCTTCCATTTTTGTTGAGTGAGCTGCAGTCTCGATCTAGTGAGCTGCTTCAATCAACAAGCCTTCATGTCTTTCAAACCAGAATATAACCAAGCTTATAATGATTAAAATTTACCAACAAACTTTGAATTTAGTACAAACAAAGTCATGGAATGGGTCGACACTAAAAACCTAAAAGATTTTATGTTTCATGGAATGGGTCATGAACTTTATGCTGTTACCAATAATGCTGGCATagcttaaaaataatataacaaaagGGGTATAACTTGTCCAGGTGCATGCACAGCCTTTAACTTCTGAAAATTGgggaaaatgtaaaataaaatatcaaaatgcaGTTAGTCAGACAGGGCAGATATAAGTTCTGCTAGCTGTATGTCTTGATAGCAGTGAAAGCACAGAATTTCATGCAGTTATTTCTGGTTTTCATCAGAACAAGGAGTACATAAATTTAATGTCAGAAGAGACCAACAGAGATTAGACATTTGGATGTTGTGCAAAAGTATATATGAAGAATGTCAAACAAAGTTAATGCACCATAGAAATCCAGTCTTGGCCAATAAGCCAAGCAAAACCATAGAGATCCAAGCACCTAAACGTAAGTGTGTTTTGAATTAAGACTTACTACTCACAAGCTCATGACTCTGCACAAGCCCAGCAGGCTACTGATTTTGCCTTGCTAGATTGCCAATATCGCTCagaaagtaatttttttacttcaaagaatacagaacaaaaaaccTTGATAGAGGTGGACACTACCAAGTAACCACACTTTATGTGGTAATTAGCCCAAAAAAAACTGATTGGGCAACTTGTATACAAAGATAGGACTATTAGTTTCTGTCTAGATACTACATGGAAAAATGTATGCTTGCTTGGGAAAGTAAGAATACCTGGGAACCTGAACCAATACACGGATCACCACCACGCAAGTCATCTACAATCTCAGTGTACAATTGTTCTTTTGGAGCAGGCTCAGGTGCACCAAAATAGGAGAATTCTACAACATCCACATCACACCATACGCCACCAGGTCCCTGATTTAAAGATTCAAATGCCTTAATAACTGCTAGTTTAAAAGTAAACTCAGGGCAAGCAGGCATACAGATTATCAACCACtcaccccaccaaaaaaaaaaggaaacaaaagcagttttaagaaaaataataactaaataaaaggaGGATTTGATCAGTAATGTGAAATGAACATCATTTCCTGACCTCTAGGGCAGTAGGGAGACACTGGATGGGGCTGAGCCATTGCTTGTGAACTTTCCtggaaacaaaaacaagaatagCTGGTATGTCGGTTAACACACCCCGTCGAATACGAAATCCAATTGCTGTGCCAAGACTGTAACAACGCAAGATCTTGCTATGAAATGCCCTTATAGTCATGAGTTCAAGCAATGTTGTCGCCTGCTGCCCTTTGGGCAACCGACCAAGAGTTTCAGGTAGCACCCCTTTCTGCAGATTAGCAAAATAGTTTGCCCTCTCTTCAGCAAAATCATTTAATCGGCTTGAAGTAGGCCATGAGAAGTAAGCAGCACTGCTCTCACAGTGCTGTCCAGCTGATGCAAAGGGTTGGAGTGTTGGTGGACTTAATGAAGGCATATTAGAATGACTGCAACCGTTTCTTTCAAGATCCAGAGCTGATTCCTCTGATGGCGTTGAACCAGAGCAACGAAGCCTCATATTATGTCTAGTCCGGTCCATATTTTAGTTTACCTAAAAAAATATGATGAAAAGTGAAAGAAACCAAAGTTAGGTATGATGATATAAGAATCTAAACTCTAAAGGTGAAAGTCaggaagaaaagataaaaacagaaaaaatgagAGGTGCACAATGGCagcaaagaaaattttgattctcTTGCTCGATACATACATAAAGAACGGCTTAAATAAGAATAATTCTAGACGGAATATTGAAGCTTGAATAACGactacaaaattataaaatagacTCATCAGAATAAGTGGAATTATAGGAACAAAGCATTAACTCCAGGCATCAGCCGATGCactcaaaatgaaaacaaaactGAGAATTATATAGGCTCTtcaaagaaagaacaaaaacaaaacttatttttcaattacagaagaaaagaaggttaagaaaaataaaatgaagggCAAAGGAAACATCAGAAGAGTCAGTGTAAAAAAGAAGCTACCAATAGCACCTGCAAACCATTTTAACAAATTTCACCTCAAATTACTAGAAGTTGATTCCCAATCATACATGATCTTTGAGTTCAGACTTCAGGGTATATTACCCAAATTCGTGGGATTTAGTAAAAGTTGAACAGCTACCACATGCATTTATCCCACTACAACAATGATTCTCAATTTACCTTTTTAGGATGTATTCCAAATAATTTAACACAAATGTAACATATCTCAAGTTTCACGGCATGCAGAAGTTTCAACACTGCAATTCATTTCACACAACTTTCGCATATATCTTCATTTAAAACTACTGCCAGTGCCTTAaagtagaaaaaggaaaagtggATAAAAACACCATACATTTTGGTTCTTGTCAGAAatgaaaattaaacaaaatccaATTTGGCATCTGACACGATGGGCAGATTGGGATTGCAATACCTAATAGTAAGTACACACTAGAGATACGAGGATCCATCAAAGGTGACAGTAAAAGCACTAAGGGTTCCTCAAAGGTGAAATCTTAAAACAGTAAATGAATTTACTAAACATCCTCCCACACTAACAACAGGAATAAAACACCTTAAAAGTTCCATAATCATGATGTCTTCCActgaaaataaagagaaagtaTGCTTTAAGCCCAAAAATGGCAACTTTATGCACTATCTAattgaagaaataaaataaaataaaaacgtaAATTAAGCAAAGAAACCtgaaaagacataataatgcGCCCCAACTTGTTTGGTAATTGAGAAAACTGACTAAAGAATCTGAAAAAGAATCAATCTAAAACCTTAAATCTTCTACTTTGTAGTTTATAAAACTCACATTCACCCAGCATTTTGCAGTTCAAATCAAAGCCAATAGCAAAACATATGTCTCACATATCTTACATTTTCCTAAGATTTCTCAGCAACAAAACTGACCAATCACAAACCAAGTGCCATCCCTTCTgctcttcattttttattctgtatttaatgaaaatatacaaTCTTTTTTGCACACcagtgtttaaaaaaattttctacaaCTTTTATCCAAAAGATAAGCCTTAATCTCAAACTGggtatctccaaaaaaaaaccaaaaggaaggtaaaaaaaaaatcacatagcCGATGGTTAACAAGCTGTTCATGAGAGACCCCAGAAAAAGAATACTAGAGAAAAAGCAAAACCAGAAAGCAAAAAGCATACTTTCACTCATACAAGCACTCAAAAAAGTAACACAtgcataaaaatatacatataaacatattGAAGCAAAGAGAGAGGAGTAataaaagaagtgaaaaaaaCTCACTGACCAGCAAGCAATGTTGAAGGTGCAAACTTTGAAGaacatctttctttcttttcttctgcaGAAATTGGCAGCTTGCGTTGCGTTGTATGTACCATGTAACACATCAACAGTGGTTGTTGACATAGAAACCCATGAGAGCCAAGTTTGCATATTAAAATACTACATAAAAAATGTGGTAAAGTAAAGTAAACCTGCGTGCatatattttaatgaatcaaatgaaaaaaaaaaaaaaaaaaaatcactttatatatatatatggggggAAGAGAGTGGAGTGGGATGTGTTTGACTTGTGGGGGGCTTCATGGTAAGAGCTCTGAGGTTGTCTCTTGGAAGCCACTAGATTGGATTGTGATGTTGAATCTGAGGTTGATCTTCAGATTGTTGATGCAATCCacggtttgagagagagagcacatgtatcaagaatacaTACCATGTATGTGTGTTTCATACTCATTAATGGGAATCTGGGCTGGAGGTGGATGTTATTTCTGTCTTTTGCTCATATTTTTGAATaggcaaaaataataaatactatttACTCCTTactcttttttaaataatgttagatattttatataatttataatttttttttttaaaacctaactttttaaacaacattttatagttatcataaaaatgatattaaaaatgatattaaaaatttcttaaaatagttcattaataaaTGTTTTAAAGACACCCGTTAAGAGGATCCTATAACAAATTGGCATGTTACCTATTATAAAAAgttaaacatttatttatggAAAATGTGTTACCTATTATAAAAAGTTAAACAAtcatttatgaaaaatgttaaatgtattataaaatggacaaagtttagttacaaaattagttataacttaaaactacaaccttactcaatatctttttatcgAAGatgaatttttacaaattcattattagattacattttcttcttatattttccatgtttgaaaattttctaaaaaaattaaagattaatagttatgttatttataacttgtttaaatggcaagtttttgtagtttagaattatatataaaatataatctgatagatcatatagtaaataatatctaattaacacaaaatttgacatgtgtattaagagtgtaaagaacttgcaatccaatggttagatttttgAAATACGTAGTAATGTTCatgatattgagtaagattatAACTTTAAGTTTCAACCAATGTTGTAATTAAACTTTATCTTTATAAAATTTACTATGTAAAACTTATAAACGACCGAGAGCTTTATAGACTTTTAGTTCAActaatattttcaagtgtttccaacaaaattatttaagGCTCATATTTTGCTCCAAAactttcaaattataattttttataaaaaaaaaaagtaaaaaacttacGTATTAATGTTGCATTATATTTGATTACTAAGCTGAAACAATCTAATAAATGATATTtgtattgtattttaattagtaacatattagtttgtaagatctatgtagtaaaatttgtaatattttcaaCGTCAATCTTAATTTACTGTCATGTTTAAATGGCACTATCATACTCttatcataatttataaattttttaaagtaaaatttaaaataattttagcttttttaaaattattttttatagatagAAAAAACTAGAGGGGAAAGGGTAGAATTCAAACATCGAATCACATTATAGTACAAAAAATGTCATTATTAGTTTGTTACTAGGTTAGTAGGTTCTTTGAACTTCGTTTACtctttaaaatttaagtaagatgttataataaataaaaaaatttaaaaaaataaaaaccaaatttttttttttgagaaaaataaataaagaccaaTTTAATGTGTGGAGTCGGGCAGTTCGTACAGTAGGCCTCTTGTCTTGTCCACAGTTAGGCACAATAATTTGAGGGGATTAGAACACGTGACAAACATGCATTTGGTATCACATattttatatgtgtgtatatatatatatatatatatatatatatatatatatatacagctTGGCTATTACGTTGATGGCACAATGCATGGATAAGGTGCATTTAGTGATggcaataaaaaagaaaagaaaaaaagagtatatTTAGGGTATGTAATAGTGATTATATAggaataaaaatatgtattatataaaatataagatgTTGTAATATAATACTTAttaccatttatttatttggtgatAGCACAAGATTAAAACTCtaaagacaataaaataaaaatattttaaatcaaattttctaaaatacgattattataaaattacaaatacacTTTTGATAAGGATTAGATTAATAAACCCAATCCGGAATGGAGTGCCTCCAACAAACCCGCAAATAaaattgctttcattttattatattaaatttagaaGTGGCTACATTAGTAATCAGTTGATCTTTCAAAAAATCTTGTGGGTCTTCAATCAAGTGTCCCACAATTGTAAAATTTGACCAGCAAAATACAATCTTACTTGAATAATGGTAAAATACTCAATCTTTTCAAAGTCCTCAATCTTGATTCAATGTCTAGTTTTGCTCTTAACCTAGCATTAGGTAATTTAGTGGAATGCTTTCCTTCCAAGACTTTCAAATATTCGGGCTTAAGCTTATTCTTAGGGTTACCTTCACTTTCATGGTGATATTCTACCAAAGCCTCCACTAGTTTCAAATAT includes the following:
- the LOC115986854 gene encoding protein NARROW LEAF 1-like — its product is MDRTRHNMRLRCSGSTPSEESALDLERNGCSHSNMPSLSPPTLQPFASAGQHCESSAAYFSWPTSSRLNDFAEERANYFANLQKGVLPETLGRLPKGQQATTLLELMTIRAFHSKILRCYSLGTAIGFRIRRGVLTDIPAILVFVSRKVHKQWLSPIQCLPTALEGPGGVWCDVDVVEFSYFGAPEPAPKEQLYTEIVDDLRGGDPCIGSGSQVASQETYGTLGAIVRSQTGNRQVGFLTNRHVAVDLDYPNQKMFHPLPPTLGPGVYLGAVERATSFITDELWYGIFAGINPETFVRADGSFIPFADDFDMSTVTTSVKGVGEIGDVKIIDLQSPISSLIGQQVMKVGRSSGLTAGTVLAYALEYNDEKGICFLTDFLVVGENQQTFDLEGDSGSLIMFKSEKPRPIGIIWGGTANRGRLKLKVGQPPENWTSGVDLGRLLNLLELDLIISDEGLKVAVQEQRAMSATAIGSTVGDSSTLDGMLPKDKPEDKFEPLGLQIQHLPLEVERSSPTMNPSLLETEFHLEDGIKVAPSVEHQFIPSFTRQSPLHQNIIQVKAISENLSSLRNGCDEDICVSLHLGDNEAKRRRSDASTSSEEPK